GCTGAATACGATATCATAAACAGGGATACCCTGCGGGTATTTCCCCATGAAGAGGGGGAACCCGAAGAGATAGTCTTTGTTCTCTACGATGGAGACATACCCCCTGACAGCTGGATTGATGATGACGATGATGACGATACCGGAGACAGGGATGCCCCCCGTGATATTCTCCTGGATAATCAGTGGCGTGCGTTTATGGAGATTGAAGAAAGCAGGGCTGGAGGTGTGACAACGCGTGATACCGTACATATAGATGATCCTAAAGCGATCTATCATTTTGAAAAAGATGAGACAGATAGCATATCAAATACCCACATCTATGGAGATCTATGGTCTGGAGTTGAGGAACGAGAAGAGGATGGGGAGCTCTACATTCTTGAATACACCACTGAATATACCATCGAAAGGGATACCTTAAAAATACAGACCCATGTCGATATTAAAACATCCATAAATGGGACACATACTGGTACAGGTTCTATAACCCACTCTCGCTTCTACGAACGGCATGAGCCCCAAGACCACGCAAAAATCACCAGGGTCTCACCCATACAAAGAGATGTCTTTACCATGGAATAACATTTTACAGCAAAATCGGGGGCATGGCTCCCGATTATCTCTCCAGAAAACAGAAGTTCCTCTCCTGATTTTTTAGGAATTACTTGGCACCAATCTTTGTAAAGCAAGCTCTAAATACCGCCACGAAAAATACCATTTCCGTATCATATGCGTACCCCTGTAAGTACGGCCTGCACCACCCTGGGCTAGCAGGCACAATCAACCAATTACAACCTCTGCAGTGGGCATTGGCAAAAAAACTCCCCTACTCCGGCTCCTTCTTCATAGAACAGCCCGGGCCCGTAATCCGGCTGTTTCCTCCCACGCCGGGAACAATTTCAATGCGCGGTTCAATCCCGTCTTTCAGGGCAGCCACGTGAGAAATAACCCCAATGGTTTTCCCCTCCTCATGGAGGTGTGACAGGGCATTTACTGCCGTTTCAAGGGAGTCTTCATCAAGGGTACCAAAGCCTTCATCGAGAAAGAGAGAATCCACACGCACCCTGTTACCCCCCATGTGGGACAATCCCAGGGCAAGGGCAAGACTTATCAGAAAGGACTCCCCCCCGGAAAGATTTTTGGTGGAGCGGATCTCCCCGCCCTGATACTGATCAATCACACTGAGGGTGAGGGGTTCTGCCTCATCCATGGTGAGGATATAGCGGTCGCTCATTTTTTTCAACTCACGGTTTGCCTGAGCCACCATGGTGCGAAAGGTGAGAGACTGGGCAAAGGTGCGGAATTTCTTTCCATCGGCAGACCCGATAAGACTGTGCAGGGCACTCCACCGGGCATACTCCTCCTCCTGCCGGGCTATCTCCTCTTGTTTTTGCGCACGCTCCTGTTTTTTCCGCTCCTCCTCACGCAGGGTATAGTCAAGCTCACTCACCCGGTGCTGTATCTTCTTCAGAGCAGCTTCTGTTTCCCCAATACGTGCTTCCAGGCTCTCCCGGCTTTCTTCCACGGGGTTTTCCTCTTCCCGGGCAAGATCAGCTTCCACCTGCTCCAAGCTCTTAGACAGGCCGATACGCTGTTCCGAAAGCTCTTGTTCACGCCGGGCAAGCTCCTCCCGCTCTGAGACAGTCATACGAGCGGCACAAAGGGCTTCTTCGCTCTCAAAGCCTGCCGCTTCACGGGCTTTCTGAAACTCCTTTTCCACGGCACCAAGCTCTGTATCAATATCCTGAATCTTTGATAGAATATCTTCTATCTGGGTTGTACAGCGTTGATACTCCCTTTGAGCTGTTTCCCCTTCTTTTTGTGCTGCCTCACGATCCCAGTGTATATTCCGACCCTCCTCTTCCAGAATATGCTCCTCCTCTGCCACATCCCTGGACCCAAAAAGCTCATACCGTTTTTTCCGCAAATCTTCCACAAAGGCAGTCTGCTCAGCCAGTTTTTCAGAACATTCCCGCAGCCTGGTACGAATTTCTTCACGGGAAGCATGGCGGGCCTCACGTTCCTGCTGAAGACGTATGTATTCTTTTTCTATATTCTGAGCCTCCTCCGAATATGTAAGCCAGGTATCACGAAGTCCTGTAAGCTTTGTACGCACTTGGGAAAGAGTAGTCTCCGATGAAAGGGAGATACCATAGGGCGCAAGCTTTTCACGCAGCTCTTTGCCCCATTCATCACGCTGTCCCCGAAGTTTTTTTTCCTGCGCGTCCTGCTCCTCCCGTTTCTCCCGCAGACGACGCCCCTCTGCCTCCACTTCCGTAAATGTGTTTCGACGCTGTGCCTCTTCATCACGGAGGTGCTCCTTTTTGTTTCCAAGCGTGCGCAGTTGCTCCTCCGCCGTTTCAGCCCGGGTAATACGATCTTTCAGCTCAGAAAGCTCCCGGTCTATTTCTGAAACAGAACTGCTGTACTCCGTGACAAAGGGATGCTCCCTTGCTCCACAGAGTGGACAGGGGGTATCTTTTTTGAGCTTTGTACGCTCCTCGGAAAAGGAGCGGATTTTTTCTTCATAGGTGCGCTTTTCCAGAAGGTGTTCACGCCTGCTGCGATACTCCCGCAGGAGGCGTCCTTTCAGAATCTCCTCCAAACGCTTCTCCTGAAACGCCACCTCCTTCTCACAGGCCTTCAATCCCTTTTCAGCCTCTTCACAGGCGTTTTTTTCACGGCGCCATGTCTCCCGATACTTCTTCAGGGTTGTATCCATACCCAAAAGTTCGCCCTGCGCCCGTTGTATCTCCCCGTAAAGAGCTTCATAACGCGAGAGTTCATCACACAGGTGCTCACAGGATGCCACCAGCGTTTTTGCAGAAGCATTTTGGCGAAGATAGGCCGCAACTTCCTCACGGCGTTTTTCCAGCTTTTTGAGAGCATCCTCAACCTTTGTATAACACTCATTCTCAGAGGTTTCCTTTTCACGCACCTTCTTTTTTTCCTGTGTACGGCGATCTAACTCTTTTTGAGCGGTGTCGATATCCTTATCCAGATTGCGCACCTGCAAGAAAAGCTCCTGGGCCTCTTTTTTATCCCGTTCAAAGGCCTGGATGCGGCGTTCCACCTCCTCCCTCTTTTTTTGCGCTTCTTCATACTCTTTTTGCAGGCGGGGACGCTCATTTTCCTTTTCGGCCAGCTTTTTTTCTTCCCCTTTTTTTTGTGTACGAACCGTGCTACACCGTTGAAAAAGTCCTTCAATATCGGCGGCACGGCGGGCCCATGCAAGGCGTTTTTTCTGCGGCGCAAAGGCTTCTTCGCGGTGGGTATGCTCTTCAATTTCTCTGGAAAGATCCCCCTGTTTTTTTTGCAGGGCCTCCTTGTGTATACAACGCTGTCTCAGGGCCGAATCCGCAGCAAGGCCTTTTTGAAGGGTTTCCTGTTCATCCTTTGCCGCATCACGATCTTTTTGTACGGCCTCCACCTCCTCCTTCGACATGAGGGATACGCTGTCCATGCCCCCCCGAAGCCGGTCAAGTTCAGCCTTCTGTTCTGTCGTATACTCATGCACTTTTTGGGAAATATGGGAATAGATGGTCGTCCCCGTAATCTGCTCCAGCATTTCTCCCCGATCGCCCTTTTCTGCACGGAGAAAGGAATCAAACTGTCCCTGAGCAAGAAGCATGGAGCGGGTAAAACGGTGAAAATCCATCCCCGTTATCTCCTCCATGCGTGCAGGCATATTCCGCAGGGAGTCTTCCAGTATGGTACCTTCAGGCAAAAGAGAAACCTCCCATTTGGGCGGTTGCAGATTACCGCCGCTTTTTTTACGGGCCCGTTTTTGATACCAGTGGGCGCAGTATCGCCCCTGCCGTGTCTCAAAAATCACCCGGGCACTACACTCCCCCCGGTGCCGCGACATAATATCGTTTTGCCCCGCCGTCACTTTGTCAAGACGGGGGGTTTTTCCATAGAGGGCCATACAGAGCGCATCGAGAATGGTGGATTTGCCCGCCCCCGTGGGGCCCGTGATTGCAAAAATACCGGATGATTCAAAGGCGGGATGGGTAAAATCAACCCGCCACTCACCCGTGAGGGAGTTGAGATTTTTTCCCCCGATTTCAATGATCTTCATGGTCTGCTCCCCCCCGGTCTTCTTCATATATATCACGGAGAACTTTGCTAAAACGCTGGCGCAGGGGCTCCTGCTCTTTTGGAGAAACATCGTGCCGGACAAGGCATTTTTCAAAGACATCTTCGGGGCTCATCTCCTCCAGACTTTCTGTCTCCTCAGGGGGAAGA
The Chitinivibrio alkaliphilus ACht1 DNA segment above includes these coding regions:
- a CDS encoding AAA family ATPase encodes the protein MKIIEIGGKNLNSLTGEWRVDFTHPAFESSGIFAITGPTGAGKSTILDALCMALYGKTPRLDKVTAGQNDIMSRHRGECSARVIFETRQGRYCAHWYQKRARKKSGGNLQPPKWEVSLLPEGTILEDSLRNMPARMEEITGMDFHRFTRSMLLAQGQFDSFLRAEKGDRGEMLEQITGTTIYSHISQKVHEYTTEQKAELDRLRGGMDSVSLMSKEEVEAVQKDRDAAKDEQETLQKGLAADSALRQRCIHKEALQKKQGDLSREIEEHTHREEAFAPQKKRLAWARRAADIEGLFQRCSTVRTQKKGEEKKLAEKENERPRLQKEYEEAQKKREEVERRIQAFERDKKEAQELFLQVRNLDKDIDTAQKELDRRTQEKKKVREKETSENECYTKVEDALKKLEKRREEVAAYLRQNASAKTLVASCEHLCDELSRYEALYGEIQRAQGELLGMDTTLKKYRETWRREKNACEEAEKGLKACEKEVAFQEKRLEEILKGRLLREYRSRREHLLEKRTYEEKIRSFSEERTKLKKDTPCPLCGAREHPFVTEYSSSVSEIDRELSELKDRITRAETAEEQLRTLGNKKEHLRDEEAQRRNTFTEVEAEGRRLREKREEQDAQEKKLRGQRDEWGKELREKLAPYGISLSSETTLSQVRTKLTGLRDTWLTYSEEAQNIEKEYIRLQQEREARHASREEIRTRLRECSEKLAEQTAFVEDLRKKRYELFGSRDVAEEEHILEEEGRNIHWDREAAQKEGETAQREYQRCTTQIEDILSKIQDIDTELGAVEKEFQKAREAAGFESEEALCAARMTVSEREELARREQELSEQRIGLSKSLEQVEADLAREEENPVEESRESLEARIGETEAALKKIQHRVSELDYTLREEERKKQERAQKQEEIARQEEEYARWSALHSLIGSADGKKFRTFAQSLTFRTMVAQANRELKKMSDRYILTMDEAEPLTLSVIDQYQGGEIRSTKNLSGGESFLISLALALGLSHMGGNRVRVDSLFLDEGFGTLDEDSLETAVNALSHLHEEGKTIGVISHVAALKDGIEPRIEIVPGVGGNSRITGPGCSMKKEPE